Proteins from one Gossypium raimondii isolate GPD5lz chromosome 8, ASM2569854v1, whole genome shotgun sequence genomic window:
- the LOC105790078 gene encoding uncharacterized protein LOC105790078 → MRKPTKESELNTEPIGQNLIKLISNLCFSVFVLSVLIFTAIAITYQPPDPWLESAPSLTKLFTQTENATFKIDDSIVKTGEDLVSSPVPAIPPALAPNPITETDDSIVKTGEDSISSPAPAIPPALATNDSVVKTGEDSVSSPAPAIPPVLATNDSVVKTSKDSVSSLAPAMSPVVAPNPVTKTNDSVVKSGEESKSSPAPAMSPALAPNPVTKTNDSVVRTGLAPAPATSPALAPTPIVETEAKTPKSDCEELKHVNCSDPRVLLAIKKFNSKTFKSIVILEYQTPVNGSKPDECDVAWRFRNKKERSWRKYRDFRRFEFGIGVNCTYRVIHTGRWHSGINARRPWIRPNPKFTRPIRDEEINDTIPTLLETNFRKGKYLYYARGGDYCKGMNHYLWSFLCGLGEAIYLNRTFVMDLNMCLSATHSSSHKDEEGKDFRFYFDFEHLKETASVVEEIEFLRDWKKWDKGHKRKVPLKKIKSYKTTPMQLKKDKSTIIWRQFDGPEPDNYWYRVCEGQAAKYIHRPWHTIWKSKRLMNIVTEISGRMDWDFDAIHVIRGEKAQNKQLWPNLDSDTSPNAILTKLQQMVQPWRNLYVATNEPFYNYFDNLRSHYKVHLLDDYKELWNVGSEWYNETTLLNGGKPVEFDGYMRAVVDTEVLYRAKTRVETFYNLTKDCKDGINTC, encoded by the coding sequence atgaggaaACCCACAAAAGAATCAGAGTTAAACACTGAGCCAATCGGTCAAAATCTGATCAAATTGATTAGTAATCTCTGTTTCTCTGTTTTTGTGTTGTCGGTTCTTATATTTACAGCCATTGCTATCACTTATCAACCACCAGATCCATGGCTGGAATCAGCTCCTTCTTTAACCAAGCTCTTCACTCAAACTGAAAATGCCACTTTTAAAATCGATGATTCCATTGTTAAAACCGGTGAAGATTTGGTTTCTTCGCCGGTTCCGGCGATTCCCCCTGCTTTAGCACCTAATCCCATTACTGAAACCGATGATTCCATTGTTAAAACCGGTGAGGATTCTATTTCTTCGCCGGCTCCGGCAATTCCCCCTGCATTAGCAACCAATGATTCCGTTGTAAAAACCGGTGAGGATTCTGTTTCTTCGCCGGCTCCGGCAATTCCCCCTGTTTTAGCAACCAATGATTCTGTTGTAAAAACCAGTAAGGATTCGGTTTCTTCGCTGGCTCCAGCTATGTCCCCTGTTGTAGCACCCAATCCGGTTACTAAAACCAATGATTCGGTTGTTAAATCCGGTGAAGAAAGCAAATCTTCACCAGCTCCGGCAATGTCCCCTGCTTTAGCACCCAATCCTGTTACTAAAACCAACGATTCGGTGGTCAGAACCGGTCTGGCTCCAGCTCCGGCAACGTCCCCTGCTTTGGCACCCACTCCCATTGTTGAAACCGAAGCAAAAACCCCAAAATCCGATTGTGAGGAGTTAAAACACGTGAATTGTTCAGATCCACGGGTTTTACTCGCAATCaagaaattcaattcaaaaactTTCAAGTCCATTGTGATTTTGGAGTATCAAACACCGGTCAACGGCTCGAAACCGGATGAATGCGATGTTGCTTGGAGGTTTCGGAACAAAAAGGAAAGATCTTGGAGAAAGTACAGAGATTTTAGAAGGTTCGAGTTTGGGATCGGAGTGAATTGTACTTACAGAGTGATCCATACAGGCCGTTGGCATTCGGGAATCAACGCTCGACGACCTTGGATTCGGCCTAACCCGAAGTTCACTCGACCGATACGTGATGAAGAGATAAACGATACAATCCCGACTTTACTGGAAACAAACTTTAGGAAAGGGAAGTATTTGTATTATGCAAGAGGAGGAGATTATTGTAAGGGAATGAACCATTACTTATGGAGTTTCTTATGTGGTTTAGGGGAAGCTATTTATTTGAATAGAACATTTGTGATGGATTTAAACATGTGTTTATCGGCAACTCATAGTTCGAGTCATAAAGACGAAGAAGGCAAAGATTTCCGGTTTTATTTCGACTTCGAGCATCTTAAAGAAACTGCGTCCGTTGtggaagaaattgagtttttacgAGATTGGAAGAAATGGGATAAAGGTCATAAAAGAAAAGTAccattgaagaagataaagagCTATAAAACGACACCAATGCAACTCAAAAAGGATAAAAGCACAATCATATGGAGACAATTTGATGGACCAGAGCCTGATAATTATTGGTATAGAGTATGTGAAGGGCAAGCTGCTAAGTACATTCACAGACCGTGGCATACAATATGGAAATCGAAACGATTGATGAACATCGTAACCGAGATAAGCGGACGTATGGATTGGGATTTCGACGCTATTCACGTCATCCGTGGTGAAAAAGCACAAAACAAACAACTTTGGCCGAATCTGGATTCCGATACCTCCCCTAACGCAATCTTAACCAAGCTTCAACAAATGGTTCAACCGTGGAGGAACCTTTACGTTGCGACAAACGAGCCGTTCTACAATTACTTCGATAACTTGAGGTCACATTACAAGGTTCATTTGCTTGATGATTATAAGGAATTGTGGAACGTGGGGAGCGAGTGGTACAACGAGACGACGTTGCTTAACGGCGGGAAACCGGTCGAGTTCGATGGTTACATGAGAGCTGTTGTGGATACCGAGGTACTTTATCGAGCGAAAACTCGTGTTGAAACCTTTTATAATCTGACTAAAGATTGCAAAGATGGAATTAATACATGTTGA
- the LOC105790080 gene encoding protochlorophyllide-dependent translocon component 52, chloroplastic, giving the protein MDVLRASSSTLIHPPYISTTTRRNKTQFPKPIFHHLKLKLIVFDSSFTLFERNGSKSRLFMMLSSSPASTMESIEPPMLELEADGREKKRFDWYSHWFPVMPICDLDKRVPHAKKVLGLDLVVWWDRNENEWKVFDDTCPHRLAPLSDGRIDQWGRLQCVYHGWCFNGNGDCKLIPQAPLDGPPVHTFKEACVTVYPSTVQHDIVWVWPNADPQYKDIIMKKKPPYIPVLDDPSFSGPMGNREFPFGYEVLIENLMDPAHLPYAHYGLISNPTPKVKVDREGGSPLGMKVEKLDINGFNGKQDWGCSYFIAPCIYHAFIDVDQRNGSAISETEKSNRRLCLVFMCIPVSPGKSRLIWSFPKNFGVWIDKIVPRWMFHIGQNLILDSDLYLLHVQEHKVMELEATNWQEACFVPTKSDAFVVGFRRWLNKYGGGTVDWKGKFSGALPPSPPREQLMDRYWTHVVSCKSCSTAHKGLKTLEVMLQTMSVISIGIVAVTKQNMISMVAKSTMVSMAIICFAASKWLAQFIYKNFHYHDYNHAFV; this is encoded by the exons ATGGATGTTCTTAGAGCTTCTTCTTCTACCCTTATTCATCCACCATACAtttcaacaacaacaagaagaaacaaaaccCAATTTCCTAAACCCATCTTTCAccatttaaagttaaaattaattgtgTTCGATTCATCTTTCACATTGTTTGAAAGAAATGGATCGAAATCGAGGTTGTTTATGATGTTATCATCATCCCCGGCATCAACAATGGAGTCCATTGAGCCACCTATGCTGGAACTTGAGGCTGATGGTCGCGAGAAAAAGAGATTCGATTGGTACTCACATTGGTTCCCGGTGATGCCAATATGTGATTTGGATAAGAGGGTACCCCATGCTAAGAAAGTATTGGGACTTGACCTAGTGGTGTGGTGGGATAGGAATGAGAATGAATGGAAAGTGTTTGATGATACTTGTCCCCATAGATTAGCTCCTTTATCTGATGGAAGAATTGATCAGTGGGGGAGATTACAATGTGTGTACCATGGTTGGTGTTTCAATGGAAATGGTGATTGTAAACTCATCCCTCAAGCCCCCCTAGATGGACCACCG GTCCATACATTCAAGGAAGCATGTGTGACTGTTTATCCAAGCACTGTGCAACATGATATTGTGTGGGTTTGGCCTAATGCTGATCCTCAATACAAAGATATTATAATGAAGAAAAAACCTCCTTACATTCCTGTCTTGGATGATCCTTCATTTTCAGGGCCAATGGGAAACAGAGAATTTCCTTTCgg GTACGAGGTGTTGATTGAAAATCTTATGGATCCTGCTCATCTTCCGTATGCACATTACGGATTAATATCCAATCCGACCCCTAAAG TGAAGGTAGATAGAGAAGGGGGTAGTCCACTTGGTATGAAAGTTGAGAAATTGGATATAAATGGTTTCAATGGAAAACAAGATTGGGGTTGTTCTTACTTTATTGCACCTTGCATCTATCATGCTTTTATTGATGTTGATCAACGAAATGGATCTGCAATATCCGAAACCGAAAAG TCAAATCGAAGACtttgtttagtttttatgtGTATTCCGGTTAGTCCGGGTAAAAGTAGACTTATTTGGTCTTTCCCAAAGAACTTTGGTGTTTGGATTGACAAGATTGTTCCAAGATGGATGTTTCACATTGGACAAAACTTGATTTTGGATTCTGATTTGTATCTTCTTCATGTTCAG GAGCATAAGGTAATGGAACTTGAAGCTACCAATTGGCAAGAAGCTTGTTTTGTGCCTACAAAGTCAGATGCCTTTGTGGTTGGCTTCCGAAGGTGGTTGAACAAGTATGGCGGTGGCACGGTTGATTGGAAAGGGAAGTTTAGCGGAGCTCTTCCTCCATCTCCTCCTAGAGAGCAACTGATGGACAG GTATTGGACTCATGTGGTGAGTTGTAAGAGTTGCAGTACAGCACATAAAGGTCTTAAGACACTTGAAGTAATGCTACAAACCATGTCGGTTATTTCGATTGGGATCGTTGCTGTGACAAAGCAGAACATGATATCAATGGTGGCTAAATCAACAATGGTATCAATGGCTATCATTTGTTTTGCAGCTTCAAAATGGTTGGCTCAGTTCATCTACAAAAATTTCCATTATCATGATTATAATCATgcttttgtataa
- the LOC105790085 gene encoding protochlorophyllide-dependent translocon component 52, chloroplastic isoform X4 yields the protein MDVLRAASAIGPLPCILTTATRNKTQFPKSIFHNLNLKLPALTRNGSKSRLVMTLSSTPSSTMESIEPPMPELEADGREKERLDWYSQWYPVMPVCDLDKRVPHGKKVLGLDLVVWWDKNENEWKVFDDTCPHRLAPLSEGRIDQWGRLQCVYHGWCFNGNGDCKIIPQAPLDGPPVHTFKKACVAVYPSVVQHDIVWVWPNADPQYKDIITKKKPPYIPVLDDPSFSKWMGNRDLPFGYEFLTENLMDFAHLPYAHYGIIRTPTPKVSPGNSRLIWIFPRKFGVWIDQIVPRWMFHIGVNLVLDSDLYLLHVEERKIMEIGATNWQKACFLPTKSDATVVGFRRWFNKYAGGEIDWKGKYSGALPPSPPREQLMDRYWSHVVNCKSCNSAYEGLKALEVMLQIMSVVLIGIIAVTKQKIMSMVAKTTMVSMAIICFAASKWLAHFIYKNFHYHGYNHAFH from the exons ATGGATGTTCTTAGAGCTGCTTCTGCTATTGGTCCTTTACCATGCATTCTAACAACAGCAACAAGAAACAAAACCCAGTTTCCTAAatccatctttcacaatttaaacttaaaattaccAGCTCTTACAAGAAATGGATCGAAATCCAGGTTGGTTATGACCTTATCATCGACCCCATCATCAACAATGGAGTCCATCGAGCCACCTATGCCGGAACTTGAGGCTGACGGTCGCGAGAAAGAGAGATTGGATTGGTACTCACAGTGGTACCCGGTGATGCCAGTATGTGATTTGGATAAGAGGGTGCCACATGGTAAGAAGGTATTGGGACTTGATCTAGTTGTGTGGTGGGATAAGAATGAGAATGAATGGAAAGTGTTTGATGATACTTGTCCTCATAGATTAGCTCCTTTATCTGAGGGAAGAATTGATCAATGGGGGAGATTACAGTGTGTGTACCATGGTTGGTGCTTTAATGGCAATGGTGATTGCAAAATCATTCCTCAAGCTCCCTTAGATGGACCCCCG GTCCATACATTCAAGAAAGCATGTGTGGCTGTTTATCCAAGTGTTGTGCAACATGATATTGTATGGGTTTGGCCAAATGCTGATCCTCAATACAAAGATATTATAACAAAGAAAAAGCCTCCTTACATTCCTGTATTAGATGATCCTTCATTTTCAAAGTGGATGGGAAACAGAGATCTTCCTTTCgg GTATGAGTTCTTGACTGAAAATCTTATGGATTTTGCTCATCTTCCATATGCACATTACGGAATCATCCGCACTCCGACCCCTAAGG TTAGTCCAGGTAATAGTAGATTGATTTGGATTTTCCCAAGAAAATTTGGCGTTTGGATTGACCAAATTGTTCCAAGATGGATGTTTCACATTGGAGTAAACTTGGTTCTTGATTCTGATTTGTATCTTCTTCATGTTGAG GAGCGTAAGATAATGGAAATTGGGGCTACCAATTGGCAAAAAGCTTGTTTTTTGCCTACAAAGTCAGATGCTACGGTGGTTGGCTTCCGGAGGTGGTTCAACAAGTATGCCGGCGGTGAGATTGACTGGAAAGGGAAGTATAGTGGAGCTCTTCCTCCATCCCCTCCTAGAGAACAACTGATGGACAG GTATTGGAGTCATGTAGTGAATTGTAAGAGTTGTAATAGTGCATATGAAGGTCTCAAGGCACTCGAAGTAATGCTGCAAATCATGTCGGTTGTCTTGATTGGCATCATTGCTGTAACAAAGCAGAAGATTATGTCAATGGTGGCTAAAACAACAATGGTATCAATGGCTATCATTTGCTTTGCAGCTTCCAAATGGTTGGCTCATTTCATCTACAAGAACTTCCATTACCATGGTTATAACCATGCCTTTCATTGA
- the LOC105790085 gene encoding protochlorophyllide-dependent translocon component 52, chloroplastic isoform X3, giving the protein MDVLKASPTIVYSPYIPTTTRNKTQFSKPIFHNLNLQLPCFTRNGSKSRLFTTLSSSPISTTESIEPPMPEVEAEVGKERFDWYSQWYPVMPVCDLDKRVPHGKKVLGLDLVVWWDKNENEWKVFDDTCPHRLAPLSEGRIDQWGRLQCVYHGWCFGGNGDCKIIPQAPLDGPPVHTFKKACVAVYPSVVQHDIVWVWPNADPQYKDIITKKKPPYIPVLDDPSFSKWMGNRDLPFGYEFLTENLMDFAHLPYAHYGIIRTPTPKVKVDREGGRPLDMKVKKLDINGFVEQEWGNSNFIAPCIIHTFADAEVDEENHRLMLIFMCVPVSPGNSRLIWIFPRKFGVWIDQIVPRWMFHIGVNLVLDSDLYLLHVEERKIMEIGATNWQKACFLPTKSDATVVGFRRWFNKYAGGEIDWKGKYSGALPPSPPREQLMDRYWSHVVNCKSCNSAYEGLKALEVMLQIMSVVLIGIIAVTKQKIMSMVAKTTMVSMAIICFAASKWLAHFIYKNFHYHGYNHAFH; this is encoded by the exons ATGGATGTTCTCAAAGCTTCTCCTACCATTGTTTATTCACCATACATTCCAACAACAACAAGAAACAAAACCCAGTTTTCTAAacccatctttcacaatttgaACTTACAATTACCATGTTTTACAAGAAATGGATCGAAATCCAGGTTGTTTACGACCTTATCATCGTCCCCAATATCAACAACGGAGTCTATTGAGCCACCTATGCCGGAAGTTGAGGCTGAGGTCGGTAAAGAGAGATTCGATTGGTACTCACAGTGGTATCCGGTGATGCCCGTATGTGATTTGGATAAGAGGGTGCCACATGGTAAGAAAGTATTAGGACTTGATCTAGTGGTGTGGTGGGATAAGAACGAGAATGAATGGAAAGTGTTCGATGATACTTGTCCTCATAGATTAGCTCCTCTATCTGAGGGAAGAATTGATCAATGGGGGAGGTTACAATGTGTGTACCATGGTTGGTGTTTTGGTGGCAATGGTGACTGCAAAATCATTCCCCAAGCTCCCTTAGATGGACCCCCG GTCCATACATTCAAGAAAGCATGTGTGGCTGTTTATCCAAGTGTTGTGCAACATGATATTGTATGGGTTTGGCCAAATGCTGATCCTCAATACAAAGATATTATAACAAAGAAAAAGCCTCCTTACATTCCTGTATTAGATGATCCTTCATTTTCAAAGTGGATGGGAAACAGAGATCTTCCTTTCgg GTATGAGTTCTTGACTGAAAATCTTATGGATTTTGCTCATCTTCCATATGCACATTACGGAATCATCCGCACTCCGACCCCTAAGG TGAAGGTTGATAGAGAAGGGGGTAGACCACTTGATATGAAAGTCAAGAAGTTGGATATAAATGGTTTTGTTGAACAAGAATGGGGCAATTCTAACTTTATTGCTCCTTGTATCATCCATACTTTTGCTGATGCTGAGGTTGATGAAGAAAATCACAGACTTATGTTGATTTTTATGTGTGTTCCAGTTAGTCCAGGTAATAGTAGATTGATTTGGATTTTCCCAAGAAAATTTGGCGTTTGGATTGACCAAATTGTTCCAAGATGGATGTTTCACATTGGAGTAAACTTGGTTCTTGATTCTGATTTGTATCTTCTTCATGTTGAG GAGCGTAAGATAATGGAAATTGGGGCTACCAATTGGCAAAAAGCTTGTTTTTTGCCTACAAAGTCAGATGCTACGGTGGTTGGCTTCCGGAGGTGGTTCAACAAGTATGCCGGCGGTGAGATTGACTGGAAAGGGAAGTATAGTGGAGCTCTTCCTCCATCCCCTCCTAGAGAACAACTGATGGACAG GTATTGGAGTCATGTAGTGAATTGTAAGAGTTGTAATAGTGCATATGAAGGTCTCAAGGCACTCGAAGTAATGCTGCAAATCATGTCGGTTGTCTTGATTGGCATCATTGCTGTAACAAAGCAGAAGATTATGTCAATGGTGGCTAAAACAACAATGGTATCAATGGCTATCATTTGCTTTGCAGCTTCCAAATGGTTGGCTCATTTCATCTACAAGAACTTCCATTACCATGGTTATAACCATGCCTTTCATTGA
- the LOC105790085 gene encoding protochlorophyllide-dependent translocon component 52, chloroplastic isoform X2, protein MDVLRAASAIGPLPCILTTATRNKTQFPKSIFHNLNLKLPALTRNGSKSRLVMTLSSTPSSTMESIEPPMPELEADGREKERLDWYSQWYPVMPVCDLDKRVPHGKKVLGLDLVVWWDKNENEWKVFDDTCPHRLAPLSEGRIDQWGRLQCVYHGWCFNGNGDCKIIPQAPLDGPPVHTFKKACVAVYPSVVQHDIVWVWPNADPQYKDIITKKKPPYIPVLDDPSFSKWMGNRDLPFGYEFLTENLMDFAHLPYAHYGIIRTPTPKVKVDREGGRPLDMKVKKLDINGFVEQEWGNSNFIAPCIIHTFADAEVDEENHRLMLIFMCVPVSPGNSRLIWIFPRKFGVWIDQIVPRWMFHIGVNLVLDSDLYLLHVEERKIMEIGATNWQKACFLPTKSDATVVGFRRWFNKYAGGEIDWKGKYSGALPPSPPREQLMDRYWSHVVNCKSCNSAYEGLKALEVMLQIMSVVLIGIIAVTKQKIMSMVAKTTMVSMAIICFAASKWLAHFIYKNFHYHGYNHAFH, encoded by the exons ATGGATGTTCTTAGAGCTGCTTCTGCTATTGGTCCTTTACCATGCATTCTAACAACAGCAACAAGAAACAAAACCCAGTTTCCTAAatccatctttcacaatttaaacttaaaattaccAGCTCTTACAAGAAATGGATCGAAATCCAGGTTGGTTATGACCTTATCATCGACCCCATCATCAACAATGGAGTCCATCGAGCCACCTATGCCGGAACTTGAGGCTGACGGTCGCGAGAAAGAGAGATTGGATTGGTACTCACAGTGGTACCCGGTGATGCCAGTATGTGATTTGGATAAGAGGGTGCCACATGGTAAGAAGGTATTGGGACTTGATCTAGTTGTGTGGTGGGATAAGAATGAGAATGAATGGAAAGTGTTTGATGATACTTGTCCTCATAGATTAGCTCCTTTATCTGAGGGAAGAATTGATCAATGGGGGAGATTACAGTGTGTGTACCATGGTTGGTGCTTTAATGGCAATGGTGATTGCAAAATCATTCCTCAAGCTCCCTTAGATGGACCCCCG GTCCATACATTCAAGAAAGCATGTGTGGCTGTTTATCCAAGTGTTGTGCAACATGATATTGTATGGGTTTGGCCAAATGCTGATCCTCAATACAAAGATATTATAACAAAGAAAAAGCCTCCTTACATTCCTGTATTAGATGATCCTTCATTTTCAAAGTGGATGGGAAACAGAGATCTTCCTTTCgg GTATGAGTTCTTGACTGAAAATCTTATGGATTTTGCTCATCTTCCATATGCACATTACGGAATCATCCGCACTCCGACCCCTAAGG TGAAGGTTGATAGAGAAGGGGGTAGACCACTTGATATGAAAGTCAAGAAGTTGGATATAAATGGTTTTGTTGAACAAGAATGGGGCAATTCTAACTTTATTGCTCCTTGTATCATCCATACTTTTGCTGATGCTGAGGTTGATGAAGAAAATCACAGACTTATGTTGATTTTTATGTGTGTTCCAGTTAGTCCAGGTAATAGTAGATTGATTTGGATTTTCCCAAGAAAATTTGGCGTTTGGATTGACCAAATTGTTCCAAGATGGATGTTTCACATTGGAGTAAACTTGGTTCTTGATTCTGATTTGTATCTTCTTCATGTTGAG GAGCGTAAGATAATGGAAATTGGGGCTACCAATTGGCAAAAAGCTTGTTTTTTGCCTACAAAGTCAGATGCTACGGTGGTTGGCTTCCGGAGGTGGTTCAACAAGTATGCCGGCGGTGAGATTGACTGGAAAGGGAAGTATAGTGGAGCTCTTCCTCCATCCCCTCCTAGAGAACAACTGATGGACAG GTATTGGAGTCATGTAGTGAATTGTAAGAGTTGTAATAGTGCATATGAAGGTCTCAAGGCACTCGAAGTAATGCTGCAAATCATGTCGGTTGTCTTGATTGGCATCATTGCTGTAACAAAGCAGAAGATTATGTCAATGGTGGCTAAAACAACAATGGTATCAATGGCTATCATTTGCTTTGCAGCTTCCAAATGGTTGGCTCATTTCATCTACAAGAACTTCCATTACCATGGTTATAACCATGCCTTTCATTGA
- the LOC105790085 gene encoding protochlorophyllide-dependent translocon component 52, chloroplastic isoform X1 → MDVLKASPTIVYSPYIPTTTRNKTQFSKPIFHNLNLQLPCFTRNGSKSRLFTTLSSSPISTTESIEPPMPEVEAEVGKERFDWYSQWYPVMPVCDLDKRVPHGKKVLGLDLVVWWDKNENEWKVFDDTCPHRLAPLSEGRIDQWGRLQCVYHGWCFGGNGDCKIIPQAPLDGPPVHTFKKACVAVYPSVVQHDIVWVWPNADPQYKDIITKKKPPYIPVLDDPSFSKLMGNRDIPYGYEVLVENLMDPAHVPYAHYGIMRTRTPTVKVDREGGRPLDMKVKKLDINGFLGKQDWGSSNFIAPCIFHAFADVEVDQENGSATSVKAPPPNRRLSLIFMCVPVSPGNSRLIWTFPRNFGVWIDKIVPRWIFHIGQNLILDSDLYLLHVEERKIMEIGATNWQKACFVPTKSDALVVGFRRWFNKYAGGEIDWKGKYSGALPPSPPREQLMDRYWSHVVNCKSCNTAHTGLKALEVILQIMSVVLIGIVAVTKQNMISMVVKTTMVSMAIVCFAASKWLAHFIYKNFHYHDYNHAFV, encoded by the exons ATGGATGTTCTCAAAGCTTCTCCTACCATTGTTTATTCACCATACATTCCAACAACAACAAGAAACAAAACCCAGTTTTCTAAacccatctttcacaatttgaACTTACAATTACCATGTTTTACAAGAAATGGATCGAAATCCAGGTTGTTTACGACCTTATCATCGTCCCCAATATCAACAACGGAGTCTATTGAGCCACCTATGCCGGAAGTTGAGGCTGAGGTCGGTAAAGAGAGATTCGATTGGTACTCACAGTGGTATCCGGTGATGCCCGTATGTGATTTGGATAAGAGGGTGCCACATGGTAAGAAAGTATTAGGACTTGATCTAGTGGTGTGGTGGGATAAGAACGAGAATGAATGGAAAGTGTTCGATGATACTTGTCCTCATAGATTAGCTCCTCTATCTGAGGGAAGAATTGATCAATGGGGGAGGTTACAATGTGTGTACCATGGTTGGTGTTTTGGTGGCAATGGTGACTGCAAAATCATTCCCCAAGCTCCCTTAGATGGACCCCCG GTCCATACATTCAAGAAAGCATGTGTGGCTGTTTATCCAAGTGTTGTGCAACATGATATTGTATGGGTTTGGCCAAATGCTGATCCTCAATACAAAGATATTATAACAAAGAAAAAGCCTCCTTACATTCCTGTATTAGATGATCCttcattttcaaagttgatGGGAAACAGAGATATCCCTTATGG GTACGAGGTACTGGTTGAAAATCTTATGGATCCTGCTCATGTTCCATATGCACATTATGGTATAATGCGCACTCGGACCCCAACCG TGAAGGTTGATAGAGAAGGGGGTAGACCACTTGATATGAAAGTTAAGAAGTTGGACATAAATGGTTTTCTTGGAAAGCAAGATTGGGGTAGTTCTAACTTTATTGCACCTTGCATCTTTCATGCTTTTGCTGATGTCGAAGTTGATCAAGAAAATGGATCTGCAACATCTGTAAAG GCACCGCCACCGAATCGAAgactttctttgatttttatgtgTGTTCCGGTTAGTCCAGGTAATAGTAGATTGATTTGGACTTTCCCGAGAAACTTCGGTGTTTGGATTGACAAAATTGTTCCAAGATGGATATTTCACATTGGACAAAACTTGATTCTTGATTCCGATTTGTATCTTCTTCATGTTGAG GAGCGTAAAATAATGGAAATCGGGGCTACCAATTGGCAAAAAGCTTGTTTCGTGCCTACAAAGTCAGATGCCTTAGTGGTCGGTTTCCGAAGGTGGTTCAACAAGTATGCCGGCGGTGAGATTGATTGGAAAGGGAAGTATAGTGGAGCTCTTCCTCCGTCCCCTCCTAGAGAGCAACTAATGGACAG GTATTGGAGTCATGTGGTGAATTGTAAGAGTTGTAATACTGCACATACAGGTCTCAAGGCACTCGAAGTAATACTACAAATCATGTCTGTTGTTTTGATTGGCATCGTTGCTGTAACAAAGCAAAACATGATATCAATGGTGGTTAAAACAACAATGGTATCAATGGCTATCGTTTGTTTTGCAGCTTCAAAATGGTTGGCTCATTTCATTTACAAGAATTTTCATTACCATGACTATAACCATGCTTTTGTGTAA